The sequence TCGTGGTGGTGGACCGCCCGAACTCGCCCTCCAGCTATCTCGTGCTGGGCCGCCTGACGCCGCTGGAAGGCTATGCCCCGGGCATGGAAGCCATCGACCTCGCCAACGAGGTGCTGGGCAACGGCTTCCTTTCGCGCCTCAACAACGACCTGCGCGAGACCAAGGGCTGGACCTACGGCATCCGTTCCAGCGTGCCGGAGTACACCGGCCAGCGTCCGCTGCGAATCCAGACCCAGGTGCAGGCGGATCGCACGGCGGATTCGATCAGCGTCATCCTTGGCCACCTCGAAGCCTTCCCCGGCTCTCGCCCGGTGGACGAGGTGGAATACCAGCGCGTGACCGACGGCAATATCCGCAACCTGCCCAACCGCTATGAAACCAATGGACAGGTGCTTGGTGCACTTGTGGCCAATCAGGAGATGGGCCGCGACCTGCGCTACCAGGTGGAACTGCCGGAAATCTTCGGCGCGATCAGCCAGGACGACCTCAACGCCGCCGCGCGCAACTATCTCCAGCCCGGGCAGATCACCGTGGTCGTGGTGGGCGATCGCAGCGTGGTGGAACCGCAGCTGGAAACCCTCGACATTCCAGTCGAATATGTCGATGCCGACAGCCTCTGATCGCCTAGGGACAGGAGAATACCAATGAGCAACGTGGGCGGGACCTACGATTTCGTCGCCAACACCCCGATGGGTGAGCAGACCGGTACCTTCACCGTCGTCCCGTCCGAGGATGGCGAGACCTTCACCGGCCAGCTTTCGGGCGGCATGGGCTCGATGGACGTGCAGGACGGCGAGATTGTCGGCGACAAGCTGACCTGGAAGATGAAGATGGGCATGCCGATGCCGATGACGCTGGATTGCGAAGCCACGGTCGAAGGCGACGCCGTGACCGGCAAGATCAAGACCCCGATGTTCGGGGCGATGGACTTCACCGCCCAGCGCCAGGCCTGAGGGTCGGCTAGAGCTTCCCGCGCAGCGCCTGGTAGGCGACCGCCGTCGCCGTATTGGCGAGGTTCAACGAACGGACGTGCACCGATCGCATCGGCAGGTGAAACTGCCGGTCTTGGTGGCGCACGCGGATGGCGGGCGGCAGGCCCGTGGTCTCGCTGCCGAACACCAGCAGGGCATCGTCCGGGTAATCCGGCTCGTAAAAGGACTGCGGCGCGTCCTCCTCGAACAGGAACAGCTGTTCGTCGCGCGGCCGGCGGTGCTCCAGCAGCGCCTCCCAGCTGGCATATTCGCTCAGGCGCACATGCTGCCAGTAGTCGAGGCCAGCGCGCTGCAGGTGCTTGTCGTTGAGGGTGAAGCCGTAAGGCCGCACCAGCACCAGTTCCATGTCCAGCGCCACGCAGGTGCGCCCGATGGCACCGGTGTTGTGCGGGATTTCCGGATGGACGAGGACGATTGCCGGGCGGGTGGCCATCGCGGGCTGCCCTAGCCCAGCTTGTCCTTCAGGATCTGGTTCACCACCGCCGGGTTGGCCTTGCCCTGCATCGCCTTCATCGTCTGACCGACGAAAAAGCCGAACAGCTTGTCCTTGCCGCCGCGGTATTCTTCCACCTTGTCGGCATTGTTGGCGAGGATCTCGTCGATCGCGCTCTCGATGGCACCGGTATCGCTGACCTGCTTCAGGCCCTCGCTATCGGCGATCTCGTCCGGCTCGCGGCCGGTCTTGAGCACGATCTCGTAGATTTCCTTGGCCTGGCCACCGGAAATCTCGCCCTTGTCCTGCATGGCGAGGATCGTGGCCTGTCGCTCCGCCGTGGCGTGCGACAGGTCGGCCTCGTCACCCAGCGCCTTGACCACGCCGGGGGCAACGGAAAGCGACCAGTTGGCAACCTGCGTCGCCACCTTGGCTTCAGGCTTGCCGATGGCCTTGGCGGCGACCGACAGCAGCGTCTCGAACCGCGCGAAGGTCTCGACCTCGGCGGTCAGTTCGCGGGCGTTGTAGGGCGTCAGGCCCAGCTCATTCTCGTAGCGGGCGCGCTTGGCGTCAGGCAGTTCGGGCAGGCTGTCGCGGCATTCCTCGAGGAAGGCATCGTCCAGTTCCAGCGGCAGCAGGTCCGGATCGGGGAAATAGCGATAGTCGTGCGCGTCTTCCTTCGAACGCATCGAGCGCGTCGTGCCGGTGTTCGGATCGAACAGCCGGGTTTCCTGCACCACCTTGCCGCCATCCTCGATCACGTCGATCTGGCGCTGCACCTCGTGCTCGATCGCCTGCATGACGAAGCGCACGGAGTTGACGTTCTTGGTCTCGGTGCGCGTGCCCAGTTCGGTATCGCCCACCTTGCGCACGGACACGTTGACGTCGGCGCGCATGGAGCCCTCTTCCATGTTGCCGTCGCACGATCCGACATAGCGCAGGATCGAGCGCAGCTTGCGGATATAGGCGCCGGCCTCTGCGGGCGAGGTCATGTCCGGGCGACTGACGATTTCCATCAGCGCCACGCCGGTGCGGTTGAGATCGACATAGGACATGGTCGGGTGCTGATCGTGCATCAGCTTGCCCGCGTCCTGCTCCACATGGATGCGCTCGATGCGGATGACCTTGTCTGCGGGGATGCCGGCCTTCTCGTCAGCCTCGATCACCAGCTGCCCCTCGCCCACCAGCGGATGGTAGAGCTGGCTGATCTGGTAGCCCTGCGGCAGGTCGGCATAGAAGTAGTTCTTGCGGTCGAACCGGCTCCACTTGTTGATCTGCGCCTCGATCGCCATGCCGGTGCGCACGGCCTGGCGGATGCATTCGCGATTGGGCACGGGCAGCATCCCCGGCATCGCCGCATCGACGAGGGAGACCTGCGTGTTCGGCTCCGCCCCGAAGGCGGTGCTCGCGCCGCTGAACAGCTTGGCGTTGGAGGTGACCTGCGCATGGACCTCGAGGCCGATCACGACCTCCCATTCGCCCGTTGCGCCCTGAATCCGGTAATTGCTCATGATTGTCCCGTTATCGTGTGATTGCGCCGCTTGGAAGGGCTCACTTGCCCCGTCATTTCCATGGCGCGCGTTTCTCCGCCTCTGGCGCACCCCACTGGGCGGCCTTGCGCTTGGACCAGCGCCGCGCCGGGTCTTCGATCCAGCGCCAGGTGAGGTAGGAGGCGACCAGCGTGCCGCCCAGCATCGCCGCCATCACCAGCGCGCCCAGCGCCGGGTGCAGTACCAGCAGGTTCATCGCGCGCGTGGGCATCACCAGCTGCCAGCCGGTGATGGATTGCAGCACCAGCAGCACATCGTAGGTTCGACCGATGACGAAGCCGTGCAGCATGTAGATCGAATAGCTGAGCGTCCCCAGCCAGACGAAGGCCTGGCGGCGCAGCAGGGCGCTCAGCCAGCCGCGCTCATAGGCGAAGGCCAGCACCACCAGCGCGAACAGCACATCGGCATAGAGGTGTTTCGGGCCATTGATCAGCAAGGCCAGCACCGCGCCGACCAAGGCCAGCTCGACAATGGTGGCCACGCCGCGTGACAGGTCCAGGTGACGGATGCGCAGCCACACCTCGTAGGCTGCCATGCCAAGGCCAAAACCCACCAATCCGCGCATGATGGTAAGCGGCAGGACGAGTTCGCGCAGGAGCAGCGACGTACCGGCGGCCAGCGCAATCGCCAGCGCGACAACCGTTCCCCAGCGACCGAAGAACCGCAGCAGCAGCGCGGCCATCAGGTACAGCCCGACCTCCACCGAGATCGACCAGGCCGAAGTGTTCCAGGTCTTCCAGCCAGGATGCACATATTCTTGCAGCAGGGTCAGCGTTGCCGGCAGGGTCCACCACTCGCGCCGCGCGGCGAATGGCTCGCGCCCGGCGACATCGGTGAATGCACCGGTCGCCCAGAAGGCAATCTCCAGCGCCAGCAGCAGGCCGATGACGAAGGCATGCAGCGGCCACAGCCGGGCATAGCGCAGGAACATGAACTTCAGGATCGGGAAGCCCTGGCGCAGCTTCTCGCCATAGGCCGCGGCGATCACGAAGCCCGACAGGACGAAGAAGAAATCGACCGCGTAGTTCAGCCGCTGGTACAGCGGCCCTTCAAGCCACCAGTAGACGCCCTTCACATGATACCAGGCGACGCCCATCGCGGCGATGCCGCGCCAGCTGTCGAGCACGGTGAAGCGTTCGCGCGCGGGCGCGTCGGCGGAGACTTCCGCTAGCGTATCACCACCACTTGTCGGGTTGGGCATCGAATCCGGCGCGCTGCTCGATCGCCAGGCCGGCATTGAGCACGCCCTGTTCGTCCATCGCCTTGCCGACGATCTGCAGGCCCAGCGGCAGCCCTTCGCCGTTGATCGCGGCAGGCACGCTCATGGCAGGCAGGCCGGCCAGCGAAGCCGGCACCGAGAACACGTCGTTCAGGTACATCGCCAGCGGATCGTCGGTCTTGTCGCCCAGCGCAAAGGCCGCGTTCGGCGTGGTCGGGGCGAGTATCGCGTCGCACTGGGCAAAGGCCTCGTCGAAGTCACGCTGGATCAGCGTGCGCACCTTCATCGCCTGGGTGTAGTAGGCGTCATAGAAACCGGCCGACAGTACATAGGTACCGATGATGATGCGGCGCTTCACCTCGTCACCGAAACCCTCGGCGCGGGTGGCGGCGTACATGTCCTGCAACCCGGCCCCTTCGGGCAGGTCGCGCAGGCCGTACCGCACGCCGTCATAGCGGGCGAGGTTGGACGATGCTTCCGCCGGGGCGACGATGTAATAGGCCGGCAACGCATACTTGGTGTGCGGCAGGCTGATGTCGACGATCTCGGCACCGGCATCGCGCAGCCATTCCTTGCCGCGCTCCCAGCTGGCATCGATCTCGGGATCCATGCCGTCCATCCGGTATTCGCGCGGGATGCCGATCTTCTTGCCCTTCAGGTCCGCGTCGAGCGCCCCGGCCCAGTCGGGCACGGGGGCATCTAGGCTGGTCGAATCCTTGGGGTCGAAACCGGCCATCGCACCCAGCATGATCGCGCAATCTTCCACGCTGCGAGCCATCGGACCGGCCTGGTCGAGGCTGCTGGCGAAGGCAACGATGCCCCAGCGGCTGCAGCGGCCGTAGGTCGGCTTGATGCCCGTAGTACCGGTGATCGCGGCAGGCTGGCGGATCGAACCGCCGGTGTCGGTGCCGGTCGCTGCCGGGCACAGCCGCGCGGCAACGGCGGCGGACGAACCACCGGAAGAACCGCCCGGCGTCAGCGCGGCATTGCTGCCCTGCTTGCGCCACGGGCTCTTCACCGGGCCGAAATAGCTCGTCTCGTTGGACGAACCCATGGCGAACTGGTCCATGTTCAGCTTGCCGAGCATGCCCGCGCCGGCATCCCACAGCTTCTGGCTGACGGTGCTCTCGTAGCGCGGCAAGAAGCCTTCGAGGATGTGGCTGGCGGCGGTGGACTGCACGCCATCGGTGCAGAACAGGTCCTTCATGCCGATCGGCACGCCGGCCATCGGGCCAAGTTCTTCGCCTGCGGCGCGCGCGGCGTCCACCTTTTCGGCAGCGGCCAGTGCATGCTCCGGCGTCGCCACGATGAAGGCGTTGAGTTCGGCAGCCGCGGCCACCGCGCCATTGAAGGCCTCGGCCACTTCGCGCGCGGTGAAGTCACCGGCAGCCACGCCATCGCGGATGGCCTTCACGCCCAGTTGGGTAAAATCGGTCATGCTATTCGATCACCTTCGGCACGCCGAAGAAGCCGTGCTCGGCCACCGGCGCATTGGCGAGGACATCGTCGCGGCGGCCGCCACCGGTCTTGGGGTCGGCATCCACCACGTCGTCGCGCAGGCGCAGGGCTTGCGGGATGACCGCCGTCATCGGCTCAACCGAGGAGGTATCGACCTCGCCCAGCTGCTCGACCCAGTCGAGGATCTTGTTGAGTTCGGGCACCATGTGGTCGAGCGCGTCCTCGTCCATCCTGATGCGCGCCAGACTGGCGATCTTGGCGACTTCTTCTCGGGTGACTGACATGCGAGCGCACTAGCGGCGCGCGACACGCGCTTCAAGCGGCTCGCGCGCCAAAAATGCCCTTATTCGCCCGCGCCCTCTTCGGTCGCGGCATCCAGCTGCTGCTGCATCATCATCTGCTGGAAGGTGGCGACGCGCTGCTGGAAGTCCTCGCGGGTCATGAATTCGATCACTTCGATGTCGAAATAGAGGTCCGCATTGGGCGGAATCGGGCCGCCTTCGGGCACGTCCGCGCCATAGGCCTGGTCGGCCGGGATGAAGATCTCGTACTGCCCGCCGGCCTGCGTCTGTAGCAGGGCATCGCGGAAGCCGGGGATCATGTCGCCCAGCGGCAGTGGCGTGCCATCGGGGAAGATGCCCTCGATCGGCAGCGGGAGGGTCTGCGACTGGTCGAACACCGTGCCGTCTTCCAGCTTGCCGGTGTAGTTGACGAAGACCACGCTTTCCTCGGTCGGGTTCGGGCCTTCACCGGCGCGGATGGTGTCGACCGACAGGCCCTTGGGCATGGCTGCCCAGGCAATCAGCGCCGCCAGCACGACGGCGGCGAGCACGCCCAGCCAGAGTTTGGTCAACGAGCCCTTGGCAACGGGCTGCAACAGTACGCGGGTAACTTCGGCCATGACTTGTAGGTATCCCGTCCAATCTTGCGACGCCCAAACGAAAAGGGCGCGGAATTTTCTTCCACGCCCCTTTGGCTTAGCTGCGATGTGCTTTCAAGCTTGGTGAGCCTGAAATGCGACCGAATTAACGGGCGCCGTCACGCTCCATGCGCTTGCGCTCCAGCTTGCGGGCGCGGCGCACGGCGGCGGCCTTTTCACGTGCGCGCTTCTCGCTCGGCTTTTCGTAGTGGCGGCGCAGCTTCATCTCGCGATACACCCCCTCACGCTGCAGCTTCTTCTTGAGCGCGCGCAGGGCCTGCTCGACATTGTTATCGCGAACGATGATCTGCATAAATCTAAGCCACCTTCTCTAATCTCAAAACGGCGAGAGCCCGCTGCAGAAGGCGCGGGGATGCACCGTGTAACTCAACGAAAAACGCGCCGAATCCCTTCTTGGATCGGCTGAACGAGGGCGCAGATAAGCGAATCAAAGCTAAAAAGCAAGGCAGCTGAGGCCTTTTGGGTTCCGCATCTGCCCGCACGCGTCTAAGGCGGGGCCCATGTCGAACATCACACCGCAGCTTTATGCATCGCTCTCGGTCGCGCTGGGAGGGGGCATCGGCGCCCTCGCCCGTTACCAGCTGGGCCGCGCGATGACCGCCTGGATGGGCGCGCCCGCCATGACCGTGTTTCCCTGGGCGACGCTGGCCGTCAACACCATCGGCAGCCTGCTGATGGGCCTGCTGGCCGGCTGGCTGATGCGCTCTGGTGGCGGCAACGTCGACCAACTGCGCCTGCTGCTGGGCGTGGGCATCCTGGGCGGGTTCACCACCTTCAGCGCCTTCAGCCTGGAACTGGCCATGCTGATCCAGCGCGGCCAGATCGCCTTCGCGGTGCTCTACATCCTGCTGTCCATCGGCCTTGGCGTGTCCGGGCTGGTGTTCGGCCTCACGGTGACGCGGCTGTTCTCATGACGGGCGAGCAGAAGGACAACGAAGTCCGGCAATTCACCGTCGACGCCGATGACGAGGGCGTGCGCCTGGACCGCTGGTTCAAGCGCCACCTGCCGCAGATCGGCTTCGGCACCGTGTCGCGCTGGGCGCGCACGGGCCAGCTGCGCGTCGACGGCAAGCGCGCCAAGGTGGAGGACCGCCTGACCGCCGGCCAGGTGCTGCGCGTGCCGCCGGGCGGCGAGGATTCCGCCCGCACCCAGCGCAAGCGCCGCGAGCTGACCGCCGATGACGAGGCGCTGGCCGAGTCCATGCTGATCCACCGCGACAAGGCGGCGCTGGTGCTGAACAAGCCCCCCGGCCTTGCGACGCAGGGCGGCACCAAGACGAACAAGCATGTCGATGGCCTGCTGGATGCCTATGCCGGCGAGGACGAGCCGCGCCCGCGCCTCGTTCACCGGCTCGACAAGGATACCAGCGGCGTGCTGCTGGTCGCCCGCACGCCGGGCAGCGCAGCCTTTTTCTCCAAGCGGTTTTCCGGCCGCAGCGCCAAGAAGATCTACTGGGCGCTGGTGGTGGGCGTGCCCGAGGTGCTGGAAGGCACGATCGACGCGCCGCTGGCCAAGCAGCCGGGCACCGGCGGCGAGAAGATGCACGTCGACATGGAGAACGGCCAGCCGGCCAAGACCGCCTACCGCGTGGTCGAGCGCGCCGGCAACAAGGCCGCCTGGGTCGAATTGCAGCCCTTCACCGGGCGCACCCACCAGCTGCGCGTGCACCTGGCCGCGATCGGCCATCCCATCGTCGGCGACGGCAAGTACGGCGGACAGGATGCCTTCCTGACCGGCAGCGTCAGCCGCAAGATGCACCTGCACGCCCGACGCCTGATCATCGATGCACCCAAGGGCGGCAAGCTGGACGTTACCGCCGAACTGCCGGAGCACTTCGCGCAGAGCATGGAGCAACTGGGTTTCGACATAAGCCTCAGCGAAGCCGCGCCGGTGCTCACCCCGCCACCCGAACGCAGCCGGGCGGAGAAGAAGCAGGCGGCCAAGGCCCATGCCAAGCAGTATCGCAAGGCTCGCCGGGGTGAGCGTCGCTCGCGCACCAAGCCCACGGGCAAGCCCGGTGCCAAGCCCAAGGGGCGGCGCAAGTGAGCGAAGTCCGCCTCGCCGTCTTCGACTGCGACGGCACGCTGAGCGATGGCCAGGCCGGCGTGGTGAACGCAATGGAAGTCGCCTTCGCGGAGACGGGCCTGCCCGCGCCGGACCGGCACCAGGTCCGTCGCATCGTCGGCCTCAGCCTGCCGCAGGCCATCCGCAGCCTTGCGCCGGATGCCGGCGATGAACAGCACGCCGCCACGGTAGAGGCCTACAAGCAGGCCTTCTTCCGCTCCCGCCAGGACGGGTCCCTGCGCGAACCGCTGTTCGAAGGGATCGTCGGCCTGCTGCATCGCCTGCACGGCGGCGGCTGGATGCTGGGCGTCGCCACCGGCAAGTCCGACCGTGGACTGCGCAGCACCCTCGCCGCGAACAACCTCACCGAATTGTTCGCCACCACCCACACGGCCGACCGCCACCCGTCGAAGCCGCACCCTTCCATGCTGGAAGCGGCCATGGCCGATGTGCTGGCGGAGCCCGCCGCAACGGTGATGATCGGCGACACGGTGTTCGATATCGAGATGGCCAGGGCGGCCAATGTCCGTGCCGTGGGCGTCGCCTGGGGCTATCACGACAGTGCCGAACTGCTGGCCGCCGGGGCTGTCGGCGTGGCGGAAACGATGAGCGAGCTGGAGGAACTGATCCATGGATGACCGCGAGGCCGCCGAAGCGCAGGCGAAACAGCGCTTCTTCCTGATCAACGCGATGCGCATTGCCGGGGTCGTGATGATCCTGCTCGGCATCCTCGTCTTCAACGGGGTGATGCCGCTGCCGGAATGGGCCGGCTGGGTGCTGCTGGTGCTCGGCATGATCGAGACCTTCGTCACCCCGCAGATCCTCGCCCGCATCTGGAGCACGAACGAGCGGCGATGAAGAAGTTCTGGAAAGACGTATCGGTCGAGGAGCGCGACGGCGGCTGGCAGGTCACGCTGGATGGCCGCGCGATTCGCACGCAGGGCGGCCAGCAGCAGGTCGCGCCCAGCCGCGCGCTGGCGGACCTGGTGGCGGGCGAATTCGCCGCGCAGGGCGAGGAAATCGACACCAGGAGCTTCGTCTTCCGCGACATGGTCGACTACGCGCTGGACATCGTCGCGAAGCAGCGCGAGGCAACCGTCACCCAGCTGCTGGAATACGCGCAGACCGATACGCTGTGCTACCGCGCCGACCCGGACGAGCCGCTCTACAAGCGGCAGCAAGAACTGTGGGAGCCGCTGGTGAGCGCATGCGAGGCCACCCATGGCATTCGCCTCGAACGCGCCAGCGGCATCATCCACCGCCCGCAGCCGGAAGACAGCATCGCCGCCCTGCGCCAGCGGCTGGAGGCGGAGGACCACTTCTCCCTCGCCGGGTTGCAGACGATTACCTCGCTGGCGGCCTCGCTGGTCGTCGCCCTTGCCGCGCTGGAGGACCAGGCGGATACGACGGCGCTCTTCGCCGCCGCCAATGCCGAACAGGACTGGCAGGCAGAGCTATGGGGCTGGGATTTCGCCGCCGAGGAAGCGCGCAAGGCGAAGCTGGAAGCCTTCGAGAAAGCCGCGCAGTTCCTGCGCGCGGCGCGGGGCTAGCGCCCTAGCCCACCCATTCAGCGACCTGGTCGGCCACGCGATTGGCTGCCTCGTTCAGCGCCGGGCCGACGAAATCGGCATCGGCCGGGACCCCGGAGACGCTTTCCTCGAACCGCTGCGTGCGGATCGTGCCGTCCGGCGATTCGAGCACGGCGTCATAGCGGACCACCACGCTGCCGGTGGTCGCATCGTAGCCGAGATCGACCAGCTGGCCGGAAAGCTGCGTGCGCGCGGCATATTCCAGTTCCCCGCCGTTCACGACCAGTCGATTGCCCTTGGACCGGATCGTCTCCGCCAGCACGTTGCGGAACAGCTGGGCGGGCTTTTCCACCCAGAACGCGTCGGCAAGGTAAGCCAGCGAGCTGTCGCTGGTGGTCACCGGGATGCGGTTGACGTTCAGTCGCTGCGACACCGACGGTACCTGCACCGCCAGCGCAGCGGCGACCTCGCCCTCGGCCGCGGCGCCTGCGGGCACGCTGGCGCTGGGCGTCAGCGTCAGCAGCTGGTCGGGCGGATCGATACCGCCAAGGCTGATGCAGCCGGACAGCGCAGTGAGCGAGAACAGCGCGGCGGCCATCAGGCGCGTAGGGGTGGCTTTGTTCGTCATCGTCATCTTCCCCCTGCTCACGGCTCGTAATCCGGCAGGGCCGGGCCGCTGATCAGCGATCCGGCACCCTCGTTTTCGAGCCGCTCGGTCATGTTGCGCAGGTTCTGGCTGGTCTGCCGCAGGTCACGCAAGGTGGCCGTCGCTGCCGGCAGCGTATCCTGGTTCAGCTGCTGGGTCAGTGGCTCGACATTGGCGAGCGTCGCTTCGAGCGAATCCGCCGCCGAGCGGGCAGAGACAAGCGTGGCGCGCAGTTCGGTGGCGATCTGCTGGCCTTCGTTCTCCAGCAAGGCGTCGGTGGTCTCCAGCGTGTTCTCGAAGGCCGCCAGCGTCTCGGTCGACTGCGCCAGCGTCGCCTGCAGTTCCTGCAAGGTGGCCTGCACCTCCGGAGAGCTTTCCGCCAGTTCGCGGCTGATGGTGTTGGTGTTGCGCAGGATGCCGGAAATCGAATCCTGGTTGTCGTCGTCCAGCACGCGGGTGAGGCGGTCGGTCAGCGTCGCCAGTCGTTCCAGCAGCAGCGGCGCGCTGGCAAGGATTTCGCCGATCGCGCCGGGCGCCGGCGGGATCACCGGCACGCCTTCGGGGCAATCGGTGGTGTCGCAGGAAATCGGCGGCTGGCTGGACCGGCCTCCCGACAGGCTGATGTTGGCTACACCGGTGAAGCTGGCCGAAACGCTCGCCTCGGTGCCGATCAGGATCGGCGTGTCGCCGTCCACCTCGATGCGCACCTTCACGAATTCGGGATCGCGCTCCCAGATCGAGATATCCTTTACCTGCCCCACGGGCACGCCGGAATAGGTGACGACGGAACCGTTCGCCACGCCGCCCACGGACTGGGCGAAGAAGATGTCGTATTCCTTGTTGTCACGGTCGCCCAGCCGCGCCAGCCAGACGAAGAAAATGGCTGCGGCCACCAGCAGCGCCAGCGTCACTGCGCCTACCCAGACATGGTTTGCCCGTGTTTCCATCTGCCTGCCCTATGCCTTTCCGGTGGCGTTGTTGTCCAACGCTTTCCCGCGTTCGTGCGTGGCCACGGCCGCGCGGGCGCGGGGGCCATTGAAGTATTCCTGGATCCACGGATGGTCCGATTTCAGCAATTCCGGGATGGTGCCGACCGCGATCACCTTCTTGTCCGCCAGCACCGCCACGCGGTCGCAAATGGCGTAGAGCGTGTCGAGATCGTGAGTGATCAGGAACACGGTCAGGCCCAGCGTATCGGTCAGCTCGCGGATCAGCTCGTCGAACTTGGCCGCGCCGATGGGATCGAGGCCCGCCGTGGGCTCGTCGAGGAACAACAGCTCCGGATCGAGCGCCAGGGCGCGGGCCAGGCTGGCGCGCTTCTTCATGCCGCCCGACAGCTCTGATGGGTACTTGCTCGCCGCGTCTTCGGGCAGGCCGGTCAGCACCACCTTGTAGCGGGCGATCTCGTCGAGCAGTTCCTGCGACAGTTCCGGGTAGAACTGCTTGAGCGGCACCTGCACGTTCTCGGCGACGGTCAGCGTGGAGAACAGCGCGCCGCCCTGGAACAGCACGC is a genomic window of Aurantiacibacter sp. MUD11 containing:
- a CDS encoding tRNA (cytidine(34)-2'-O)-methyltransferase, which gives rise to MATRPAIVLVHPEIPHNTGAIGRTCVALDMELVLVRPYGFTLNDKHLQRAGLDYWQHVRLSEYASWEALLEHRRPRDEQLFLFEEDAPQSFYEPDYPDDALLVFGSETTGLPPAIRVRHQDRQFHLPMRSVHVRSLNLANTATAVAYQALRGKL
- the gatB gene encoding Asp-tRNA(Asn)/Glu-tRNA(Gln) amidotransferase subunit GatB — encoded protein: MSNYRIQGATGEWEVVIGLEVHAQVTSNAKLFSGASTAFGAEPNTQVSLVDAAMPGMLPVPNRECIRQAVRTGMAIEAQINKWSRFDRKNYFYADLPQGYQISQLYHPLVGEGQLVIEADEKAGIPADKVIRIERIHVEQDAGKLMHDQHPTMSYVDLNRTGVALMEIVSRPDMTSPAEAGAYIRKLRSILRYVGSCDGNMEEGSMRADVNVSVRKVGDTELGTRTETKNVNSVRFVMQAIEHEVQRQIDVIEDGGKVVQETRLFDPNTGTTRSMRSKEDAHDYRYFPDPDLLPLELDDAFLEECRDSLPELPDAKRARYENELGLTPYNARELTAEVETFARFETLLSVAAKAIGKPEAKVATQVANWSLSVAPGVVKALGDEADLSHATAERQATILAMQDKGEISGGQAKEIYEIVLKTGREPDEIADSEGLKQVSDTGAIESAIDEILANNADKVEEYRGGKDKLFGFFVGQTMKAMQGKANPAVVNQILKDKLG
- a CDS encoding acyltransferase family protein, coding for MPNPTSGGDTLAEVSADAPARERFTVLDSWRGIAAMGVAWYHVKGVYWWLEGPLYQRLNYAVDFFFVLSGFVIAAAYGEKLRQGFPILKFMFLRYARLWPLHAFVIGLLLALEIAFWATGAFTDVAGREPFAARREWWTLPATLTLLQEYVHPGWKTWNTSAWSISVEVGLYLMAALLLRFFGRWGTVVALAIALAAGTSLLLRELVLPLTIMRGLVGFGLGMAAYEVWLRIRHLDLSRGVATIVELALVGAVLALLINGPKHLYADVLFALVVLAFAYERGWLSALLRRQAFVWLGTLSYSIYMLHGFVIGRTYDVLLVLQSITGWQLVMPTRAMNLLVLHPALGALVMAAMLGGTLVASYLTWRWIEDPARRWSKRKAAQWGAPEAEKRAPWK
- the gatA gene encoding Asp-tRNA(Asn)/Glu-tRNA(Gln) amidotransferase subunit GatA — encoded protein: MTDFTQLGVKAIRDGVAAGDFTAREVAEAFNGAVAAAAELNAFIVATPEHALAAAEKVDAARAAGEELGPMAGVPIGMKDLFCTDGVQSTAASHILEGFLPRYESTVSQKLWDAGAGMLGKLNMDQFAMGSSNETSYFGPVKSPWRKQGSNAALTPGGSSGGSSAAVAARLCPAATGTDTGGSIRQPAAITGTTGIKPTYGRCSRWGIVAFASSLDQAGPMARSVEDCAIMLGAMAGFDPKDSTSLDAPVPDWAGALDADLKGKKIGIPREYRMDGMDPEIDASWERGKEWLRDAGAEIVDISLPHTKYALPAYYIVAPAEASSNLARYDGVRYGLRDLPEGAGLQDMYAATRAEGFGDEVKRRIIIGTYVLSAGFYDAYYTQAMKVRTLIQRDFDEAFAQCDAILAPTTPNAAFALGDKTDDPLAMYLNDVFSVPASLAGLPAMSVPAAINGEGLPLGLQIVGKAMDEQGVLNAGLAIEQRAGFDAQPDKWW
- the gatC gene encoding Asp-tRNA(Asn)/Glu-tRNA(Gln) amidotransferase subunit GatC, with amino-acid sequence MSVTREEVAKIASLARIRMDEDALDHMVPELNKILDWVEQLGEVDTSSVEPMTAVIPQALRLRDDVVDADPKTGGGRRDDVLANAPVAEHGFFGVPKVIE
- a CDS encoding FKBP-type peptidyl-prolyl cis-trans isomerase, producing the protein MAEVTRVLLQPVAKGSLTKLWLGVLAAVVLAALIAWAAMPKGLSVDTIRAGEGPNPTEESVVFVNYTGKLEDGTVFDQSQTLPLPIEGIFPDGTPLPLGDMIPGFRDALLQTQAGGQYEIFIPADQAYGADVPEGGPIPPNADLYFDIEVIEFMTREDFQQRVATFQQMMMQQQLDAATEEGAGE
- the rpsU gene encoding 30S ribosomal protein S21, with protein sequence MQIIVRDNNVEQALRALKKKLQREGVYREMKLRRHYEKPSEKRAREKAAAVRRARKLERKRMERDGAR
- the crcB gene encoding fluoride efflux transporter CrcB, which translates into the protein MSNITPQLYASLSVALGGGIGALARYQLGRAMTAWMGAPAMTVFPWATLAVNTIGSLLMGLLAGWLMRSGGGNVDQLRLLLGVGILGGFTTFSAFSLELAMLIQRGQIAFAVLYILLSIGLGVSGLVFGLTVTRLFS
- a CDS encoding RluA family pseudouridine synthase; this encodes MTGEQKDNEVRQFTVDADDEGVRLDRWFKRHLPQIGFGTVSRWARTGQLRVDGKRAKVEDRLTAGQVLRVPPGGEDSARTQRKRRELTADDEALAESMLIHRDKAALVLNKPPGLATQGGTKTNKHVDGLLDAYAGEDEPRPRLVHRLDKDTSGVLLVARTPGSAAFFSKRFSGRSAKKIYWALVVGVPEVLEGTIDAPLAKQPGTGGEKMHVDMENGQPAKTAYRVVERAGNKAAWVELQPFTGRTHQLRVHLAAIGHPIVGDGKYGGQDAFLTGSVSRKMHLHARRLIIDAPKGGKLDVTAELPEHFAQSMEQLGFDISLSEAAPVLTPPPERSRAEKKQAAKAHAKQYRKARRGERRSRTKPTGKPGAKPKGRRK
- a CDS encoding HAD-IA family hydrolase, which translates into the protein MSEVRLAVFDCDGTLSDGQAGVVNAMEVAFAETGLPAPDRHQVRRIVGLSLPQAIRSLAPDAGDEQHAATVEAYKQAFFRSRQDGSLREPLFEGIVGLLHRLHGGGWMLGVATGKSDRGLRSTLAANNLTELFATTHTADRHPSKPHPSMLEAAMADVLAEPAATVMIGDTVFDIEMARAANVRAVGVAWGYHDSAELLAAGAVGVAETMSELEELIHG
- a CDS encoding ATP12 family chaperone protein, with product MKKFWKDVSVEERDGGWQVTLDGRAIRTQGGQQQVAPSRALADLVAGEFAAQGEEIDTRSFVFRDMVDYALDIVAKQREATVTQLLEYAQTDTLCYRADPDEPLYKRQQELWEPLVSACEATHGIRLERASGIIHRPQPEDSIAALRQRLEAEDHFSLAGLQTITSLAASLVVALAALEDQADTTALFAAANAEQDWQAELWGWDFAAEEARKAKLEAFEKAAQFLRAARG